One window from the genome of Oligoflexus sp. encodes:
- a CDS encoding FG-GAP-like repeat-containing protein: protein TITAVGSLPRAGIEIENLGAGAEKLAEGAVSALNAPGFDPGSLSSLTGEVTGSAIQGLTTAGLSAEKIIEGGAIESIISGATSGLKKTETSASDAVQALGSIAGSAVSVLSKVGLTSPELQKDALAAVVKSSMSGAQTLAGNSGETLANTMSAVASQAVLALTTGGFESSQIGSAISTIVQTGVSEISKNGNSSASSATNIASKLIEGALSGAGTLIQSGSLPSDQIADVARAASQGAVAGLQSLQTAGIVTGDAVSVFTTSIVSSVSSGLEKSGTDATIVAQAQTGATTVVESEEVQAQIEASAGTAAAVATPTFSVPAGSYASALSVAITTTTTGASIRYTLDGSTPSSTNGTLYSSALAIGSSKTLKAIAYKTGWSNSDVATGSYTVNIPIFAAASTYATGLNPEGLAAGDLNGDGITDLAVGLYNGKGVSFLLGNGNGTFAAKQDISNSPNSAGTFSSILTASIAVGDINADGKADAVWGAWGDNFLSVLTNTTPTNATTLSFANNQPTGYNPGISGPRGVGITDVDADGLKDIVIGEANGNQLIVFLNQSGTVGSFVKYGTNWLWNPDSTVYTGNAHPWMVAVADFNADGKPDVVGGGGFGGIFSVMLNATTTVGSPSFQTANRINTGTALSCSNNSTVSVSDFNGDGRPDVAASCPTAGTDKIAIFINSTAPNAIAASFTVSSIDAGDSLVAVTSGDVNADGKADLVAVANTSPNALYVFRGNGDGTFAAAETYSIGTSTGPGRVLLVDVNADNRPDVVITNGSTNQVTVFLNQTP from the coding sequence TAACCATCACCGCAGTCGGTTCCTTGCCGCGAGCCGGTATTGAAATCGAGAACCTGGGGGCTGGCGCGGAAAAACTCGCTGAAGGCGCAGTATCGGCTCTCAATGCCCCTGGTTTTGATCCAGGATCTCTCAGCAGCCTGACAGGTGAAGTCACCGGCTCCGCCATCCAAGGTTTAACCACGGCTGGACTCTCCGCCGAAAAAATCATCGAAGGCGGCGCGATTGAATCCATCATTTCCGGTGCGACATCGGGACTAAAAAAGACGGAAACATCAGCATCGGATGCCGTCCAGGCCCTTGGTTCCATCGCAGGATCCGCCGTAAGCGTCCTGTCGAAAGTAGGACTGACATCCCCCGAACTGCAAAAGGATGCCCTGGCAGCCGTTGTCAAATCCTCCATGAGCGGCGCGCAAACGCTGGCCGGCAACAGCGGCGAAACTCTGGCGAACACCATGTCCGCGGTGGCAAGCCAGGCGGTTCTTGCTCTGACCACAGGCGGTTTTGAAAGCAGTCAGATAGGAAGCGCCATCTCCACGATCGTGCAAACAGGTGTTTCGGAAATCTCAAAAAATGGCAACAGCAGTGCCAGCTCAGCCACAAATATTGCCTCAAAGCTCATCGAGGGCGCCCTTTCTGGAGCAGGAACTCTGATCCAAAGCGGAAGCCTCCCCAGTGATCAGATCGCTGACGTCGCACGCGCGGCCAGCCAGGGCGCTGTCGCCGGACTGCAGAGTCTTCAAACAGCGGGCATAGTCACAGGTGATGCCGTCTCTGTCTTCACCACATCCATCGTCAGCAGTGTCTCATCCGGCCTTGAAAAAAGCGGCACCGACGCCACGATCGTGGCTCAGGCTCAGACAGGCGCGACCACGGTCGTCGAAAGCGAAGAGGTTCAGGCCCAGATTGAGGCGAGTGCCGGCACAGCAGCGGCCGTGGCCACACCCACATTTTCCGTGCCGGCGGGTTCCTACGCGAGCGCTCTTTCCGTCGCTATCACAACGACCACGACCGGAGCAAGCATTCGCTATACCCTGGATGGTTCCACACCTTCCAGCACCAACGGCACGCTATACAGCAGCGCACTTGCCATCGGCAGCAGCAAAACATTAAAAGCCATCGCCTATAAAACCGGCTGGTCGAATTCTGACGTCGCCACTGGTTCCTATACGGTGAACATTCCCATTTTTGCCGCTGCCAGCACCTATGCCACAGGCCTGAATCCCGAAGGTCTTGCCGCCGGCGACTTGAACGGTGACGGCATCACAGATCTCGCGGTTGGACTTTATAACGGCAAAGGCGTCAGCTTTCTGCTCGGAAATGGCAACGGCACCTTCGCCGCGAAGCAGGATATTTCCAATTCACCCAATAGCGCGGGAACCTTTTCATCCATTCTCACCGCCTCCATCGCTGTCGGTGACATCAATGCCGATGGCAAAGCGGATGCCGTGTGGGGCGCCTGGGGTGATAACTTCCTGAGCGTTCTGACCAATACCACCCCCACGAATGCCACGACGCTGAGCTTTGCAAACAATCAGCCCACCGGCTATAATCCCGGCATTTCCGGCCCGCGTGGCGTTGGCATTACGGATGTGGATGCCGATGGTCTGAAAGATATTGTGATCGGCGAAGCCAACGGAAATCAACTGATCGTTTTTCTGAATCAAAGTGGAACGGTGGGAAGCTTCGTCAAATACGGCACGAACTGGTTATGGAATCCGGATAGCACTGTCTACACCGGCAATGCCCATCCCTGGATGGTGGCCGTTGCCGACTTCAATGCGGATGGCAAGCCTGATGTCGTCGGCGGTGGTGGCTTTGGTGGAATCTTCAGCGTTATGCTGAACGCCACGACGACTGTGGGATCCCCCTCCTTTCAAACGGCCAACCGCATCAATACCGGGACCGCTCTGAGCTGCAGTAACAACAGCACTGTCAGCGTCAGCGACTTCAATGGTGATGGCAGGCCCGATGTCGCCGCATCCTGTCCCACCGCGGGCACGGATAAAATCGCCATCTTTATCAATAGCACAGCCCCCAATGCCATCGCCGCATCCTTCACGGTCAGCAGCATCGATGCCGGCGATTCCCTTGTCGCCGTCACTTCCGGTGATGTCAATGCCGACGGCAAGGCCGACCTTGTCGCGGTCGCCAACACCAGTCCCAACGCTCTTTATGTTTTCCGCGGCAACGGCGATGGGACCTTTGCTGCGGCTGAAACCTACAGCATCGGCACCAGTACTGGCCCGGGGCGGGTTCTGCTCGTGGATGTGAATGCGGACAACCGACCTGATGTGGTGATCACGAATGGTTCCACCAACCAGGTCACGGTCTTTCTGAATCAGACGCCTTAA
- a CDS encoding helix-turn-helix domain-containing protein, producing MNSSSEHGNSSRAALPQLFFSGRTDEVLKLTVDQAFGEPIATEHWPFVIGALCFKGRIDEADIRFQSVVAQLPDEERVACRFYLGIGFARLSLYGKARALFAQNLSLLRHLPADRHQGRIRFYVWQGIGFFRQLCGRKIQAMIAAQKAWQAAIAADFYFGRMLATELLGHGLIGCGRMARGLRELETAYGLAQNLGHGAYEKAIYRSLLMYKIQFGYPPYDALQTIRELLDESRVANNYSDNALSLELIRQFILRGELNQASRLHEDIGRSIYAERHRRHEIFWHLQAAEIGWLRRDLAAFRESLIQAEAALDPEFDEALQLHILGLRMREDPASYQEPCRRLTRRLGSDIAARILARAEGRRLETTRGEDPLGDILDGLSTPQSSIIQKLGIVLDSPYLGLLSKLLPLQAVEQSLHILMPKGALIVVDHGDIARVDSLVSPQTLDLLRLLSQGWVQKQQLVEAIWGYAYHPLKHDSLVYSLISRVRTQLGTAGGWIEHGPQGYCLRPGVLLQFHNFQPTAPQAPLVAAPVEAPPASTSLNSRQLLILEALADRPHIDVEDCVKLFGTSRITASRDLSSLCQEGLVERIGKGRGTKYRLVRPSSQ from the coding sequence ATGAACAGTTCGTCCGAACATGGAAATTCATCCCGGGCTGCGCTGCCTCAGCTTTTTTTCAGTGGCCGCACGGATGAAGTTTTGAAACTCACCGTGGATCAGGCTTTTGGGGAGCCCATCGCGACGGAGCACTGGCCTTTTGTGATCGGTGCCTTATGTTTCAAAGGCCGCATTGATGAAGCGGATATTCGTTTTCAAAGCGTCGTTGCGCAGCTGCCCGACGAGGAACGCGTCGCCTGCCGATTCTATTTAGGGATTGGCTTTGCGCGACTTTCCCTTTATGGCAAAGCCCGCGCGCTTTTCGCTCAAAACCTATCTTTGCTGCGGCATCTTCCCGCCGATCGGCACCAGGGGCGCATACGTTTCTACGTGTGGCAGGGCATAGGTTTTTTTCGCCAGCTGTGCGGTCGGAAGATTCAGGCGATGATAGCCGCGCAAAAAGCCTGGCAGGCGGCGATCGCTGCCGATTTTTATTTTGGAAGAATGCTGGCCACCGAACTTTTGGGGCATGGCTTGATCGGCTGTGGACGCATGGCCCGCGGACTTCGGGAGCTGGAGACGGCTTATGGTCTGGCGCAAAATTTAGGACACGGCGCCTATGAGAAAGCGATCTATCGTTCCCTGCTCATGTATAAAATTCAATTTGGATATCCGCCTTACGATGCGCTTCAAACCATCCGCGAACTGCTTGATGAAAGTCGCGTAGCCAATAACTACAGTGATAATGCCCTGAGTCTGGAGCTGATTCGGCAGTTCATCCTGAGGGGCGAATTGAATCAGGCCAGTCGCCTGCATGAAGATATCGGCCGCTCGATTTACGCGGAGCGGCATCGGCGTCACGAAATCTTTTGGCACCTGCAGGCGGCTGAAATCGGCTGGCTCAGGCGGGATCTCGCGGCCTTTCGGGAATCCCTGATCCAGGCCGAGGCCGCATTGGATCCTGAGTTCGATGAGGCGCTGCAGCTTCATATTCTTGGGCTCAGAATGCGGGAAGATCCGGCCAGCTATCAGGAGCCTTGCCGCCGTCTGACGCGACGCCTCGGCAGTGATATCGCAGCGCGCATTCTGGCCCGCGCGGAAGGCCGCCGTCTGGAAACTACGCGTGGTGAGGATCCTTTGGGAGACATCCTGGATGGATTGAGCACGCCGCAGAGCAGCATCATCCAAAAACTGGGCATCGTCCTGGATTCCCCTTATCTCGGGCTTTTGAGTAAACTCCTGCCGCTGCAGGCCGTCGAGCAATCGCTGCATATTCTGATGCCGAAGGGCGCTTTGATAGTCGTGGATCATGGGGATATCGCCCGCGTGGATAGCCTTGTGTCACCGCAGACGCTTGACCTTTTGCGGCTTCTGAGTCAGGGCTGGGTTCAAAAACAGCAGCTCGTCGAAGCGATCTGGGGTTATGCTTATCATCCGCTCAAGCATGATTCGCTGGTGTATTCCTTGATTTCAAGGGTGCGCACGCAGCTGGGTACGGCCGGTGGCTGGATTGAGCATGGACCCCAGGGTTACTGCCTGCGTCCCGGGGTGCTGCTGCAGTTTCATAATTTTCAGCCCACCGCGCCCCAGGCTCCGCTTGTGGCTGCCCCGGTGGAAGCGCCGCCGGCATCGACGTCTCTGAATTCACGGCAGCTTTTGATTCTGGAGGCTTTGGCGGATAGGCCTCATATCGATGTCGAAGACTGCGTCAAGCTTTTTGGAACCTCACGCATCACAGCGAGCCGCGATCTTTCCAGTCTTTGCCAGGAAGGACTCGTGGAGCGGATTGGCAAAGGCCGTGGCACAAAATATCGTTTGGTTCGACCCTCATCGCAATAG
- a CDS encoding response regulator yields the protein MRKTAKFKGYPEHSNVTMMEKDEEGREVPNIKGLRVLVVDDDGDTAFILARMLIHEGAQVKWAASVAEAFDLMEAFRPHLILSDLSMPEEDGFDLIRKFRKAQASGAEGFVPAIAISAYSSPEAMQRSFEEGYQAFFPKPVKSQYLIEAVAKLAMVQKTLAVPKMQPAFALKRVF from the coding sequence ATGAGGAAGACAGCAAAGTTCAAAGGTTATCCAGAACATTCCAATGTCACCATGATGGAAAAAGATGAAGAAGGGCGTGAGGTTCCGAATATCAAAGGACTTCGCGTGCTGGTGGTCGATGACGATGGAGACACCGCTTTTATCCTGGCGAGAATGCTGATTCATGAAGGTGCCCAGGTGAAGTGGGCGGCGTCGGTGGCGGAGGCTTTCGATCTGATGGAAGCCTTCCGACCTCATCTTATCCTGAGCGATCTGTCCATGCCTGAAGAAGACGGGTTTGATCTGATTCGGAAATTTCGCAAGGCCCAAGCGTCCGGCGCCGAGGGCTTTGTGCCGGCCATTGCGATTTCCGCGTATTCCAGCCCGGAAGCGATGCAAAGAAGCTTCGAGGAAGGCTATCAGGCCTTTTTTCCAAAACCGGTCAAAAGCCAGTATCTGATCGAGGCCGTCGCCAAGCTCGCCATGGTACAGAAGACGTTGGCCGTTCCGAAGATGCAGCCCGCTTTCGCTTTGAAACGGGTCTTCTGA
- the bluB gene encoding 5,6-dimethylbenzimidazole synthase, protein MDLMQAIESRRDTRHFTDEAVPKAVLDKALMAALHGPSVGLSQPCRFLDVSDSPRAALIENFTSQRSKAETALDEPDRLRLHRSLKLESLAEAPILLATFCAYPEEEYTIGVIGNMRAVEWSCACAIQNLWLSLTADGYGAGWVTILDLKAIAARLKTPENWEPMGILCIGKPATDYEGRPMLEHLGWKNRELNLDAFYSVAHLS, encoded by the coding sequence ATGGATCTTATGCAGGCGATTGAAAGCCGACGCGACACACGACATTTCACGGACGAGGCGGTACCGAAAGCCGTCCTCGACAAGGCCCTCATGGCCGCGCTGCATGGTCCATCCGTGGGACTTTCCCAGCCCTGTCGCTTCCTCGATGTCAGTGATTCTCCAAGGGCAGCTCTCATTGAAAATTTTACCAGTCAAAGAAGCAAAGCGGAAACGGCTCTCGATGAGCCTGACCGTCTTCGTCTTCACCGCTCCCTGAAATTGGAGTCTTTAGCCGAAGCGCCCATACTGCTCGCCACGTTTTGCGCCTATCCCGAGGAAGAGTATACGATCGGCGTCATCGGCAATATGCGCGCTGTGGAATGGAGCTGCGCCTGCGCGATTCAAAATCTTTGGCTATCCCTGACCGCTGATGGCTATGGCGCCGGCTGGGTCACGATCCTTGATTTGAAGGCAATCGCAGCCAGATTGAAAACGCCCGAAAATTGGGAGCCGATGGGCATCCTCTGCATAGGGAAACCCGCTACCGATTATGAAGGCCGCCCCATGCTGGAACATCTGGGCTGGAAAAATAGGGAATTGAACCTGGATGCCTTTTATTCCGTGGCGCATCTTTCGTGA